The Novipirellula artificiosorum genome contains the following window.
GTGCGACTACATAAACTTGACCATCAGGCTGGGAAAACCTGCCACGTTGCCCTCACTGGGGGTAGTTGGGCATCGCATACGACGCGTGGCTTGGGCAGCCGAGCGACACCAAGAACCGGTGGCAACACGGGTAGTAGATCTCGACTGGCGGAAAATGGCAATTTCCGAACTACTTTCGATATGCCAACCAGTCGTCGTGATGCATCCGCACACTTGGCAATAACGCTATCGAACGCTGCCCTAATCAGGTAACAATCGCGATGACGAAAAAGTCTGGCAGGTTGTTGGTGATCACCATAGGCGTGAATACTGGCTTACTTGGGAACATCGCGCCGGCAACTCCCGCAGCGAACGATACGCGTTGCAACTGGAGCCCATAGGGAGGCTCATTCGCCATTAATGTCATTCCGACGTAGTACGGAAAGCAGCCACCAGCCCTGTATCAAACGCAAGCGACTCATGGGGGCACTTAGCGAGTGCTGGACAGTTTTCTGCACCTTCCCAATCATGAGGTGCTGGGCAGTGCGTCCGCTGGCCGACAATCGCTCCGTCTATCCTGATCTATTGACGCTAGTGTTTACGAGTTTGGTCGACAGGCCAGGCCCCATTTGGTTGACGCACGCAACGTGGATGTAGTCTGGAAGCTGCGGTGTTGCATTGATCTTGTTTGTCGAAGTGTCGAAGTGTCGAAGTGTCGAAGGGGTTGGTAGCGTCAGACGTGTAATAGGAATGACACTCAGTGCATATTCAGTCGTTTGACCATACGTCTAAGCACTTCAGCGTTCTCTTCGACACTTCGACAAAACAGGCTAACTCCTATAAGGAACACCGTGATTCTTAGCGTATGCAACTTCGACATGAAACCGACAGCACTTCGACGACTTCCCTCAATTCAGCCGAATGTCCTGAACGAGGACGCCGTGGGAACTGCATCAAGCAAGGCTGATCGATGAACGTGTGGGCACTCGGCAAACGAATCGTCGGATGCCAGCACCAGTGATCCTGATGGGTGATATGGCTAGCGCGTCGCCCATTGTCGACATGGATCTTTGGTAGCGAATAGCCTATTTCGAATTGTGCTGTCGCCGGAACTCGCTCGTGAGTCGGTCGATGTCCTGCTTGGATTCGTTCGGCAGCAGTTGGTATTGGTTGGTATTGCGTGGTTTGTTGGCCACCAAGGTGTACCTATCACTACTTCGAAATGCCATTGCTGAGAGTCGTTTTCCCAGTCGCCTTGGCGATGGCATGGCTCCTGAAAATGCGTCCTGAATTGTCAATGCAGCGACGCGATCATGAAGACTTGGGGATTCGCTAAATTTGACCATCTCCGCAGCAAGGTCTTTCGCGGTCCACCAATCATAGCCTGGCGTCGGAACCTGCGAACACGGTCTGAGCTGGGCAATCGCCTCGATAAACTCCGACGCTTGTTCTGCGTCAGCGTCATAGGCTCGATCGTTGGTTTTGACCAACTCTCGAAGGTCGTGTCCGCTGAGTTCCTCTATGCCGTCAACCACCCATGTCGACCATTCCGGGAAACTCTTGATGGGGCGTTTGTCATCATTCGGCGAATCGTGGTTCCACAACCAACACCAAACCGTCAATGCGTGTCCCAAGAGATCGTTGCGATGATCTGCGACATATTCGCTTAGCTCGCCAAGAACGAAGGCGGCCTTGTCCTGACACCTGATGTTCAAGGTGATGACTCGACGGGCGATTTCGTCGGTATAGGAAATATCGTTTCCGGTGAAGAATACGGTCGCTTCATTTCGCCGCGACACGCTTTCGCTTGAACCAAGGACTCGGTCTGACCAGACACGACTTGTTCCAAGCTTTGCAAGAGATGCACTAGCAATGGCCGTCCCTCGCGGCACGTTGTCAAACCAGAGAATGCTGCGGTAGTTCTTCAACTCAGCCGTTATGACCTTTCGCATCTCATCATCCTTACGGTCATATCCTAGTGCACCCATATGGGATGGTGAAGCAATCTGCAGGATCGACTCCACTATCAGTGACTTTCCCGCGCTTGGGTGATCTGCCGTTACGGCGAAGAAGGGTACACAGCCGTCGATCGCAGATCGTCCCACACAAGTGATCAGTGCACTGACAGCGCCAGTCGGGCCCTCCTCATCTGAGAAGTCAAAGTCATGGAACAGGGCAGTCAGTTGCTCAAAGCACTGCTTGGCTTGCTGGCGTGTCGGTCTATCAAGAACGTAATTGCTTGGGTCCCATCCCGACGGGACTCGCAACACGAATGTCTCTGTGGCAGAATCATAACCCGCCTTCACGACGACACGCCCATCCGAAAGAACCCCCGGTCCCGGTAGCACTGATTTGATCCTTGGAATCCCCTCATAGTCGGTCCGGTGATAGGTGTTCTTTGCCAAATCCGCAGGACAGGATTTTGGAACCATGTTTCCGTTCCTATCCGCCGATTCAAAGAGGCAAAACCGGTCGATTTGGGCAGGCAAGGCTTGAGAACTCAGATCGAGAAGCGTCTCGGTAGTCGGATCGAATCGGCAAATCTTCCCTCTTTGATCGCGGAAGAATCCGTTCTGCGCCAACAGGTCCAAGATCCGTTCCGCTGCTTCGCCCATAAAATCGGGCCCGATCAGAATGCGAGGACGAAAGTCCGGTCGATCGAGTTCATGCTCCTTGGCAAGAGTCTCGAGATAAGTGTCGAGTGCTTCGCCATCCAGATATCGGATGTACTGAGCGTCCCCGTCGGGAATGTCATCAATCCCCTTGTACTTGGGATCCCACAGCATCAACCGACATGGCATATCTCGCTGTCGGCACTCGCTGATCGCACCAATGAGAGCCTTTGCAACATGCTTGTTCGTGCGATGATCCGAATCATACGCCCAGTCAATCCCAGAGACAGCGGTCTTTCGGGCCAATTCGATCGCCGCACGATACTGAGACGCCCCTGGCATCGACACCGCAGGCAAATTCATATATCGAGTCGCGAACTCGGCTTTGAATTCACCTTCGGCGACAACAAGAGGACGTGGGGGCTGTTGGTTTCTATTTGCGTCTTGTAGAAGGTTTCTTGTCGGAATTGGAACATGAATCAAGCTTGCCTTATGACCGGAATCATCAGAGCCGAGATAGCGGTATTTCCCTTTGTCTCCCGGCTCATCCAAACGCAAACGCAGCCGCGTAATCAAGCCGAATCGATCACGCATGGGTATGACCATCGCCTTATCGCGTGGCATGTCAAAGGAGATCTCCCCATGGCTCTGAGAGAATCCAGGAACCGTTGCTATTAGCTCAGCTCGGTCGTCATCGGTAAGATCCTCATAGCCCGGCTCTACCTGAACGCGGTAATCAACTTCACTGGTGATGTCGAAAGCAATGTCTTCAAACTTCCTAGGATCCGAGTAGAGTGATTTGATCCCCATTTCCTTTATCGCGTCATTGTCGAATCCCCGCTCCCGTAGATTGTCGCCATGACGCTTGCTTCGCTTCAGCACTTTCACGACAGCCTCGTAACAGATGTCTCGGAGCTTAGCGTTATAGAACCAATCCCCCACGACCGGCTCCACGACCCATGGAATATAGTGCTTCAGCATTGCGTCACGCATCTCCTCGCCGCCGCATTGACACCTATTGCAAAACACAACGACCTGTGTATCGCCAGCCTTGACTTGGCATTTCGTCGAGGAGGCTGCCGTAAAGCAACTAGGGCATTCGATTGAAATCGCGTCACTGCTTAGCGATTTGCACTTTACGCCAGCGTTCTTCAGTCTCTCGACATACGCTTGGAACTTGTCCTGGGTCCTAGCCTTCGACTTCAGAGGGTCCTGGATCTGCCGCGTGCCCTCTGACGTGTTTTTCATTTTGACGTCTGACGCTGCTGTTGCCGTCGAACTGGACGTCGCACTCCTTTTTGATGAACCATGTTTCGTCTTTACAGATTTTGTAACCGACATAGAAAGGTATAACCTAGCAGACGACTAAGCAGTCTCCGATCAACCGCACTCTGTGGTTGATCGGATGAACGGTGGTCGTCAGGTTCACCGCTCAATTGCCGATTTGGGTTTACCGACCCAAATCGGACGCACAGAAACATCAGACACCCGCGCGAGTTGATCCCCAAATTCGCGCGGGTGCTGTGCGTTATGAAGCGGCTTTCATCTGCCGATGACCCAAGTCCACCATGCGTCCCCTGTGGGATCGACCCGATCGCTTTCCAGGCTATCGCGGACCAGACAGCCGAAATGCTGGATGGACTCGTCCAGCCCCACAACTGGTTCGTGGGGCGCAATGCGCTGCCCAGCTACGGCATGCGAAACTGACACCGAATCGTCTAGTGAAATCCTTCGGAGTTTGGATCACTGGATGAAGCAGTGACCGGGGCATGCACCTCATCGACCTGAGCTCAGTGATCTTTTTCCGCCACTGTCAATAGGTGTTTTGTTGCGTCACCAAACTGTAGTCAGGTCCTGGTCCGGCCGTTCGACGTCAGACTACAACGCCTGACCAGTAGCTAGCCCACCTGGACTCGATGGTCACTGGGCTGGGTAAAACGGCACCAACAATGTCCCCTGGCCTTCCCGAATCGAAACGACGCTGTTTTCCTAGAATGCATCGGTGGCGGTGACAAAATCGCTTTGTTTGTTCCTGCGAGGAGGATAAGATTGAAGGTGTCGACGTTGCGGGGTATTCCACTAAGTTTGACCGCCCCTGTCCTTTGCCTCTTGCTCATTCTCATCCGGTACCTATGCACGACAGTTGTGGCGGCTTATCACTCGCAATTCGGCATAAATTCAGCCGTCCTCGCTGGGCGTGTACTTGGCTGCGCAGCGGCGTTAGTTCCCCATCCTGGTCTTATCTGTGGGCATCCGAGCGATGTTTTGCTCCGTTCGACTGGCAGCGATCTTTGCGGGATGTAGCAAGAGCACATCGTCCGATGACGAGCATCCTGGGCTGGCAGTCCGGAAATATTCGATGCATCCGGGATCTCACCTATCAAGGCAGGTACTCAGTGGAGAGGTGGCGTCAGATCGTCGTGCGCGAAGATGATCAACGGGGGCTACAAGAACTGCTGGTCCTGGGGAGTTACCGCTACCAATGATCGTGCACGACCTTCCCCGGGACGCGTCCCGGGGAAGAGGCATTCGCGTGCAGTCAGCATCTCGGTCACGTAATGCGGAGGCTGACGCAGTTGGAAATCGATACATTGAGTTAGCGAGAAGCATCGATTCCATCCTTGTTTGGCCACTGTACTTCACGACACGGTCTCGTTTTCCGAAGTGCTTCTAGCGGCGTGCGTCACGCGTGGTTATCGGCAAAGCAGATGCTAACTCGGCCATGGAATGTCGAATCGCCCAATAATCCGAATGGGCCTTAACAGTCGGCCTACCCACGTGTCTCGATGTCTCCTCCTTTGCAACATCGCCTACGTGTGGTGGCACATCCCGGAGGCATACGCGGGCTGGGACACGGGCAACATGCTCGTCTAGTTTTTACGGCCCCACGACAACGATTGGCCTGATGACTGGGCTGAATTGCAGAGTGCGGTGGAATCCTCACCTGATCGGTTCATGCGAGGACGCCATTCGGATCAACATGACCTCCGTTTCGGCGTGCCCGCGACCGGGTAGAATGGTCGAATTGCACGTTGTACCTGACATAGGATCCCTACGCTGAATTGACCAATCCGCCAGAGACAAACCCGTACTCACCGCCGAAGGCCGTATCGGACTCGGTTGTCCGTATACAGCGTCCTCGGAAGAGTGTCTGGCTACGAAGACTCTTGGTTGTCCAAGCCGCCGTGATCGTTTGTTCGCTGGCAGTGGAAGCGATTGAGCACGAGTCGATCGTCGGTTCCGGGCCAATCTTAGCTTCGGTTGGTTTATTGATTGCGATTGTCGCTTATCGCCAACGCGACGTCGTCGCTGTGGTCTTCGGCTCGTCGGCGGTTGGTTTCGCTCTGCTTATCGTGTTTCTAATCAACTTCTATCGATGGGCGCCGGCCGAAGGCGATCGACCCATTACGATCATGGCGTTCGCTTACGCATTTCTCGCTTTGCCGTCAGTGTGGTGGTTGGTCACACGTCGCGCTTGAATCGGCAGAACGCTCGTGGGTGCTGCTCACTCTACGTTCCATCGTGGCGGCATGATGGGCTGTGAATGCTTCGAAGGTAGATCGTTCCTAGGAGACAGAACCTCACGTTTTTGGTGTGGTTTGCATTCAGTGCAAAAACATGCATCGACTCACATCGCAGTAGGTGTTTGCCTGTTGCAACTAATTCGTATTCGTCGAGGACAACATGGTCGCCAATCCAAGTACTCCAAACCGCAATGATTCAGAACCTGATCCACTCCGTCTGCTTACCGAGGATGTCATCCCGCTTAAAGATGTCCCAGCCGAGCTTCCCAATCGCGTGGACGTTTCAAGCGTCTGGCGTTGGGCAATGCGAGGTGTTGGTGGCATCAGGCTGGAAACGGTGAAGGTGGGCGGGAAGAAGCTAACAAGCCGCCAGGCCGTCACCCGGTTTATTCGAGCCACGTCGAGAAACTAGGGCAGTCAGTTGCGGACCAGCACGCTTGTTGGGCTTCGTTCTTATAGAACGGGCATGACACGCCCAATTCGGTGGCCGAAAGGCCATTGGTGAATCCGGGTGTGTGAACCGGTCGTCCGTTTAGGCCCGCCACAACCTTTACTCGCTTCGAGAAGCCGGTTCGAGTAAGTCTCGTTCGCTTGGTCCGAAGCACATTGACCCGACGCCGTGTCGCTCGCCCGTTGGGGCGAGCTAGTATCACTGGTTTTCAAGATGGCGATCGCTACTCAGCAAGGCCCGGAAGGACGCGGGCTGCTTCGATCGCCTTCGCTTCCGATTGCTTCGCGTAGTGTTCGGTCATGGAGACGTGTGAATGGCCAAGCAGGGCCTGTGCTGCTTCCACACCCAGTGCATCACGGACTTGCGTCCCTGCGGTGTAGCGAAGCTGATAAGGCGTCCATGCTTCGACACCGGCCTCTTTTGCCGCTCGTTGAACGGCTCGCCGGTAGCTATCTTTCGTGTAGGCATCACCCGGTGGTCGCTTGGGGTTTTCCTTGCACTTCGAGCCTGGGCGGTCCCCACAACTCAGAGGCGTTTTGCGTGCTGCATGCTTTTGGTCGCGATGCCACCGGATCGCCTCCTTAGGTGAAAAGCAAAAGGCATCCGAGCTTCGATCCATAAAGGGCTGGAGCGCTGCCCTCGCATCACCCAAGATTGGGACTGCCTTGGTTTTGCCACGGTGGGCTGTTTTGTGTTCCGCCGGTCGGTAGATCCACGTGTTTGGGTCGGTTTGGTCGATGTCGGAGGGCCGCATCTTACAGACCTCTGACGGTCGCATTCCGGTGGCGACTTGGATACGCACCATCGCCCTCACCACCGGAGACAGTTTCTTGGCGGTCGCAGCAACAATACTCAGCTCCACCGGCTTTCTTGGTATTGATTCTGGTGCGGGCGTTTGTCCCCGTCGCAGCGGTTCGAGGGTTTGAAGCCGAAGCAAGATGTTGACGTCAATCAACTCACGGCTGATCGCGTGCTTGAAAATACTGCAAATGGACCGCGTTTGCTGGTTCGCGTATCGTCGGTTGTTCCCGGAGGCGACGAACAGATCTCGAAGTTCCGCCAGCTTTCTCGGCCCAAATTGGGCAGCCGGGACGTCACCGTATTCGTCCTCCAGTAGCATACAGAGGTTCTGGAGAGTGCGGCGATGGTGAGGGTTGTTGGCGTACTTGACCTCGATGTACTCGCGAAACTCGGCCGTGATGCAGCGAACGGTGACCGGGGCATCCGCAAGTTGGCGGGGTGTCGCGATTGGCATTGTTTTGCCATTAGCGTTGTACTCCGCGAGCAGCGTAAAGTACTTGGCCTTCGACTCGGGCGAGTCGTATTCGCCTAAGAAAAAGTCCCTTCCATCCAGTGTTACGCGGGCTTGGCCGGAAATGTGGTATCGGTATGCGGGGGCGTCAACCTTGGGGCGTGGCATGCAAAAACTCTCCATTTGGAGTTATTGGGTAAGCCTTACCCAATAACTAATTTTGGTGAGTCGCACGGTCAGGTTGACCGGTAACGCCAGAGAGGCGTTTCGACCGGGAAATAACGAGGTTTCAAAGAAGAGT
Protein-coding sequences here:
- a CDS encoding toprim domain-containing protein — encoded protein: MLKHYIPWVVEPVVGDWFYNAKLRDICYEAVVKVLKRSKRHGDNLRERGFDNDAIKEMGIKSLYSDPRKFEDIAFDITSEVDYRVQVEPGYEDLTDDDRAELIATVPGFSQSHGEISFDMPRDKAMVIPMRDRFGLITRLRLRLDEPGDKGKYRYLGSDDSGHKASLIHVPIPTRNLLQDANRNQQPPRPLVVAEGEFKAEFATRYMNLPAVSMPGASQYRAAIELARKTAVSGIDWAYDSDHRTNKHVAKALIGAISECRQRDMPCRLMLWDPKYKGIDDIPDGDAQYIRYLDGEALDTYLETLAKEHELDRPDFRPRILIGPDFMGEAAERILDLLAQNGFFRDQRGKICRFDPTTETLLDLSSQALPAQIDRFCLFESADRNGNMVPKSCPADLAKNTYHRTDYEGIPRIKSVLPGPGVLSDGRVVVKAGYDSATETFVLRVPSGWDPSNYVLDRPTRQQAKQCFEQLTALFHDFDFSDEEGPTGAVSALITCVGRSAIDGCVPFFAVTADHPSAGKSLIVESILQIASPSHMGALGYDRKDDEMRKVITAELKNYRSILWFDNVPRGTAIASASLAKLGTSRVWSDRVLGSSESVSRRNEATVFFTGNDISYTDEIARRVITLNIRCQDKAAFVLGELSEYVADHRNDLLGHALTVWCWLWNHDSPNDDKRPIKSFPEWSTWVVDGIEELSGHDLRELVKTNDRAYDADAEQASEFIEAIAQLRPCSQVPTPGYDWWTAKDLAAEMVKFSESPSLHDRVAALTIQDAFSGAMPSPRRLGKRLSAMAFRSSDRYTLVANKPRNTNQYQLLPNESKQDIDRLTSEFRRQHNSK
- a CDS encoding DUF1580 domain-containing protein, with product MVANPSTPNRNDSEPDPLRLLTEDVIPLKDVPAELPNRVDVSSVWRWAMRGVGGIRLETVKVGGKKLTSRQAVTRFIRATSRN
- a CDS encoding tyrosine-type recombinase/integrase, coding for MPRPKVDAPAYRYHISGQARVTLDGRDFFLGEYDSPESKAKYFTLLAEYNANGKTMPIATPRQLADAPVTVRCITAEFREYIEVKYANNPHHRRTLQNLCMLLEDEYGDVPAAQFGPRKLAELRDLFVASGNNRRYANQQTRSICSIFKHAISRELIDVNILLRLQTLEPLRRGQTPAPESIPRKPVELSIVAATAKKLSPVVRAMVRIQVATGMRPSEVCKMRPSDIDQTDPNTWIYRPAEHKTAHRGKTKAVPILGDARAALQPFMDRSSDAFCFSPKEAIRWHRDQKHAARKTPLSCGDRPGSKCKENPKRPPGDAYTKDSYRRAVQRAAKEAGVEAWTPYQLRYTAGTQVRDALGVEAAQALLGHSHVSMTEHYAKQSEAKAIEAARVLPGLAE